A section of the Verrucomicrobiota bacterium genome encodes:
- a CDS encoding DUF1553 domain-containing protein, whose product MTAPPSTRAIPDRPHGCGRSRAAAAARVAVLLGAAVGSITAHSAPARLTAQQLGFFEKRVRPVLIEHCYKCHSSTADKVKGGLYLDSRDGVLKGGSSGPAIIPGNLDRSLLIKAIRYKDKDTAMPPGDKKLPPHIIADIEQWVRMGAPDPRDKPDRVDRYEVDKARAKNHWAFQPLFKPVFPAPKDQDQWCRTVIDQFVLAKLQEKSLTPSPRADKITLLRRASYNLTGLPPTIAEVDDFLADASPGAFAKVVDRLLDSPRYGERWARHWLDIARYADTKGRIQGNQEQRFVHSHTYRDWVIKAFNDDMPYDRFVQLQLAADRLATNGGKQHLPALGYLTLGNRFGGNQNDIIDDRIDVVAKGLMGLTVTCARCHDHKFDPIPTADYYSLHGIFSSSVEPAEGVELDVGTNTTARADYLRAIADAEKEESEFRATLRDRARVEVTGRVGDYLLAVAEFANPTNSLGFNPFMQRRRLEPSIATVWRDALKKWETAHHPVFAPWIAYSKLPAEDFAAKSRELAPKFRANNDPERPLNAAVARGFTSPPMSLAPLAAYYQRQFAEMERRWIDVLKSHELRKKTADTPPPEPALADAAQEQMRRVFYDRDSPMFLFDTERVDRLVQALIMRDAQVRMKLAELRRAINSVKSTHPGAPPRAVVLNDRDSPRDSNIFIKGNQGSRGPLVPRRFLEVLSGENREPFRDGSGRLELAKSIATADNPVTPRVIVNRIWQHQFGEGLVRTPDDFGLRSEPPTHPELLDYLAWKFIEDGWSIKKLQRHILLSAVWQQSSDDIPKHAQIDPDNKWLWQQNRRKLDFEALRDTLLHIGGKLDFTMGGAGVRLDIPVGTEPAAAQMPGATARQEIRAYSERRSIYGFIDRANVGNMFVAFDFANPDLSTGQRTATIIPQQALFMMNSPLVIEQAMHMVNRDDFKNAGTDADRIKLLYRLIYSRAASDTELRLGLEYLALEARMPRTPLPGQSPWEHGWGAVDARTGRTGYFWPMAKYTGAFWQAGQSFPDSRYRNLNLSANGGVPGPTPQYAAIRRWIATDEGVVSIDGTISTRGGGGDGVQGRIVSSLAGVLGTFAANGNSVTTRVPRLAIKAGDTIDFVVDCRTNDRFDAFTWAPVISLITINGAEVKVEKTWDASRDFGKSADKRRLTSWQKLAQVILETNELSFVN is encoded by the coding sequence ATGACCGCACCCCCATCCACGCGAGCGATTCCGGACCGGCCGCACGGTTGCGGGCGAAGCCGGGCTGCAGCCGCGGCCCGGGTTGCGGTGCTTCTCGGCGCCGCGGTGGGTTCGATCACGGCGCATTCCGCGCCCGCCCGGCTCACTGCGCAGCAACTGGGGTTCTTCGAGAAACGCGTCCGGCCCGTGCTCATCGAGCACTGTTACAAGTGCCACAGTTCAACCGCCGACAAGGTGAAAGGCGGCCTGTATCTCGATTCGCGCGACGGGGTGCTCAAGGGCGGCAGTTCGGGCCCCGCGATCATTCCCGGCAATCTCGACCGCAGCCTTCTCATCAAGGCCATTCGCTACAAGGACAAGGACACCGCGATGCCGCCGGGCGACAAGAAACTCCCGCCGCACATCATCGCCGACATCGAGCAGTGGGTCCGCATGGGCGCGCCTGATCCGCGCGACAAGCCCGATCGCGTGGACCGCTACGAAGTCGACAAGGCGCGGGCCAAGAATCACTGGGCCTTTCAGCCGCTCTTCAAGCCCGTCTTCCCGGCGCCAAAGGACCAGGACCAGTGGTGCCGGACCGTCATCGACCAATTCGTGCTCGCGAAACTTCAGGAGAAGTCGCTCACGCCCTCGCCGCGGGCGGACAAGATCACGCTGCTGCGCCGCGCGAGCTACAACCTCACGGGGCTTCCACCGACGATTGCGGAAGTGGATGACTTTCTCGCTGACGCTTCGCCCGGGGCGTTCGCGAAAGTGGTGGACCGGCTGCTCGACTCGCCGCGGTATGGCGAGCGCTGGGCCCGGCACTGGCTGGACATTGCGCGCTACGCCGACACCAAGGGCCGCATACAAGGCAACCAGGAGCAGCGGTTTGTCCACTCGCACACGTATCGCGACTGGGTCATCAAGGCGTTCAACGACGACATGCCTTACGACCGCTTCGTCCAGCTTCAACTCGCGGCGGACCGCCTCGCGACAAACGGTGGCAAACAGCACCTTCCCGCGCTCGGCTACCTGACGCTTGGCAACCGCTTCGGCGGAAATCAGAACGACATCATCGACGACCGCATCGATGTCGTGGCCAAGGGACTCATGGGCTTGACCGTGACGTGCGCGCGATGCCACGACCACAAGTTCGACCCCATCCCCACGGCGGACTACTACTCGCTGCACGGCATCTTCTCGAGCAGCGTGGAGCCCGCCGAGGGCGTCGAGCTGGACGTGGGCACCAACACCACGGCGCGCGCGGATTACTTGAGGGCCATCGCGGATGCAGAGAAGGAGGAGTCGGAATTTCGCGCCACGTTGCGCGACCGCGCGCGCGTCGAAGTCACCGGGCGCGTCGGCGATTACCTGCTGGCGGTGGCGGAATTCGCGAACCCGACGAACAGCCTCGGCTTCAACCCATTCATGCAGCGGCGGCGGCTCGAGCCGTCAATCGCAACGGTCTGGCGTGATGCGCTGAAGAAATGGGAGACGGCTCACCACCCGGTCTTCGCGCCATGGATCGCCTATTCGAAACTGCCCGCGGAGGATTTCGCCGCGAAGTCGCGCGAGCTCGCGCCGAAGTTCCGCGCGAACAACGACCCCGAGCGCCCGCTCAACGCCGCCGTGGCACGGGGGTTCACCTCGCCACCGATGAGCCTTGCGCCGCTCGCGGCCTACTACCAGCGCCAGTTCGCCGAGATGGAGCGCCGGTGGATTGACGTGCTCAAGTCGCACGAACTCCGCAAGAAAACCGCCGACACCCCGCCGCCCGAGCCGGCGCTTGCCGACGCCGCGCAGGAGCAGATGCGCCGCGTGTTTTATGACCGCGACTCGCCGATGTTCCTGTTCGACACCGAGCGCGTGGACCGGCTCGTGCAGGCGCTCATCATGCGCGACGCGCAGGTGCGGATGAAACTCGCCGAGCTCCGTCGGGCCATCAACTCCGTCAAGTCCACGCATCCCGGCGCGCCACCGCGGGCCGTCGTGCTCAACGACCGCGACTCGCCGCGCGACTCGAACATCTTCATCAAGGGCAACCAGGGCAGCCGCGGGCCGCTGGTCCCGCGCCGCTTCCTCGAAGTCCTGTCCGGCGAGAACCGTGAACCGTTCCGCGACGGCAGCGGCCGGCTCGAGTTGGCCAAGTCCATCGCCACCGCGGACAATCCCGTCACGCCGCGCGTCATCGTCAACCGCATCTGGCAGCATCAGTTTGGCGAGGGACTCGTCCGCACGCCGGACGACTTCGGGCTGCGCAGCGAGCCGCCGACGCATCCCGAGCTGCTGGATTACCTCGCGTGGAAATTCATCGAGGACGGCTGGTCCATCAAGAAACTCCAGCGGCACATTCTGCTCTCCGCCGTGTGGCAGCAGTCGAGCGACGACATCCCGAAACACGCGCAAATCGACCCCGACAACAAGTGGCTCTGGCAGCAGAACCGCCGCAAGCTCGACTTCGAGGCGCTGCGCGACACCCTCCTTCACATCGGCGGCAAGCTGGACTTCACGATGGGCGGCGCGGGCGTGAGGCTCGACATCCCCGTCGGCACCGAGCCTGCCGCCGCGCAGATGCCCGGTGCCACGGCGCGGCAGGAAATCCGCGCCTATTCCGAGCGGCGCAGCATCTACGGGTTCATCGACCGCGCAAACGTCGGGAACATGTTTGTCGCGTTCGACTTCGCGAATCCCGACCTCAGCACCGGGCAGCGCACCGCCACCATCATCCCGCAACAGGCGCTTTTCATGATGAACAGCCCGCTCGTCATCGAGCAGGCGATGCACATGGTGAACCGCGACGACTTCAAGAACGCGGGCACCGACGCCGACCGCATCAAGCTCCTCTACCGGCTCATCTACTCGCGCGCCGCCTCGGACACCGAGCTGCGGCTCGGTCTCGAATACCTCGCGCTCGAGGCCCGCATGCCCAGGACGCCGCTGCCCGGCCAATCCCCGTGGGAACACGGCTGGGGCGCGGTGGACGCCCGCACGGGGCGCACCGGCTACTTCTGGCCGATGGCGAAATACACCGGCGCCTTCTGGCAGGCCGGACAGAGTTTCCCCGACAGCCGCTACCGCAACCTCAACCTCAGCGCCAACGGCGGCGTGCCCGGTCCCACCCCCCAATACGCGGCCATCCGCCGCTGGATTGCGACCGACGAGGGTGTCGTGTCCATCGACGGCACGATCTCGACTCGCGGCGGCGGGGGCGACGGCGTGCAGGGGCGGATCGTGTCGAGCCTTGCGGGTGTGCTTGGCACGTTCGCTGCCAACGGCAACTCGGTGACCACGCGCGTGCCGCGCCTCGCCATCAAAGCGGGGGACACCATTGATTTCGTGGTGGACTGCCGAACGAACGACCGCTTCGACGCGTTCACCTGGGCGCCCGTGATTTCACTGATCACCATCAACGGCGCCGAGGTGAAGGTTGAAAAGACGTGGGACGCCTCCCGCGATTTCGGCAAGTCCGCCGACAAACGCCGCCTCACCTCGTGGCAAAAACTCGCGCAGGTGATTCTGGAGACGAACGAGCTGTCGTTCGTGAATTGA